DNA sequence from the Oryza brachyantha chromosome 5, ObraRS2, whole genome shotgun sequence genome:
ATTTCAACTTCTTCAACTTGCCTCGAACCCTGTTCTTTTGAGgtttcaatttatatatacggACCATCCAGTGGTGGGTCGTGAAAACCTTTGTTCAGAAGAACGATAGGTAAACAACTAGCAAACAAAAGATGAAAACAAACTGAAAAGTTGGAAATAAGAGTAACATCACACTACCTCCTCAAAATGTGTCAGTTTAAAATGCTTCTTTCCTATTTCATATCCTCTTACTCTATCAAAGCCTTTGCCATCAGTCTCAACGAACCtacagaaaataaagaaaaacatgcaaatatcaaacaaacGTGCATAGTGATGCCACCTAAATTTGATCTACTGAATTCTGTTTGTCAAACCTGTAATAGCAAAGCTTGTACATGAGGCAATTCAGCATAGTTGGAGTGCCTTGAGCATCAACCCGATAGTTACCATCCCTCTGCCAGTAAAATAACACGAGAAATCAGAACAGTTAATCAaactcataaatattttactatttctGTTCTTTTTCCTTATGCTACAAAAATGATGTGAAGGCACCATCCCCAAAAGTTTCACCACTCACTAGATAATCAGGTTCCTTGATGTGAGGGAATACACCACCTCCTATGCGAACCATCCAAAGGAACTTGTTAATATCATCGCTAGGGTAGCCAACAAGCCCTGTAAAGGAAATACTAAACGTCAGGGATCTGGGGCCACTAGTGAcagatttattttaaagaCGCCATAGAGCATCAACCTCCAAATACAACAAGAACATATTTGACATCTAAAGAATTGAAGATTTCCCAAGCTGCTTTTTCAGGGGATGACATCGCCGTTCCAACTGTTGCTATGTGAGTATTGTTCCAGGTATTATTGTCTACAATCACAGTCCTGTTGGCCATTGCAGTTGTTTGATAACCATAATCCCACCAGGATGCAACCTGCAGTGGACTGTCTTGTCAGGAAAAAACAGAGCACTTAGCAATAGAGGACAAGGATGAGTGTACCTTGTCATCAACATCTGTGTTATGGCTGAGCCATGCATAAGCTTCACGGAAATCATCAAAAACATGCAATCCATCGCGTGAACGAGAAGTCAACACAATTGAAGGAGCTGAGTACGCCTCAGCTGCTGCCCACACACAATGGACCTACAAAATGCATTTCATAAAGTACCTCCTTATATACAAAGAGATCACTTCTGCTATGACTATTCATTCCGTAAGACTAAGAATATTTAACTTACCACATAGAAACCACCTAACACGATCAGCAACAAAATGCCCAAAACAGATGCCTCCATAGGAAGTACCAGAagcttcttttccttttttggtTTTACAGGAACACTTTCAGCCACTTCCTTTTCCTTCTTGCGGTTTTTCTTTGATGGTTTTTCCTTCAAGGCTGTTTCGGTTTTTTCAGACCTAGTCTCATTTTTCGCTGAATTTGTAGAGGCAGTGCTAGCACTAGAACTCTCTGTGCTACTATCCCCTGACTTAAGTTTCAGACAAAACAGATTGTCAATAAACTTGTTCAGGATGAAGCCAAGTAATTATGTTCTAACAgagtaaagaaaaacaatgaaaaGTGAAAGCCAATGAAGAAAGCAACCGTACAGCAGCAGGGCTGTCATCAAATAATTTTGATAGCTGGTATTTAACAGATCGTGTGAGGACGTCAAAAGCCTCAGAGAGAGCAATTCCTGATAAAATACATGCAGCAGGAGCAAGGACAAGCATAAGCCGCACCTAAAAGACAGTATATGTAAAGAaagttaataaataaatactaaatgaaCATAGCTTTATAGATAATAGTTGCTTTTATTACAATACACGCATTCTTACCATTACTCCAGAAAAATACACTGCAGTGACCAAGTACAAGACCACAAAGGAACTTGCATCAGATAAAGGCAAGAAGCACGACTGTTGACATGTCAATATTGACTAGTTAGAACaaatacttataagctaatttAACTCAGATTGAAAATGTATACTGCTTACAATGATCCCAGCAGGAATCAAGAAGGCCAACACATTGATATCCATAAAATAGGAGGGCCAGGTAGGGGGTTGATGTTCGCTGACACTAGCAATAATGGGAATGTACTTGCTTGCATAGGTTCTGTCAAAAGAAGCAGGAATAAATGTGAAGCTATGATACagaaagaggaagaaaatAAAGTCCAACAGCACATTGTAATATACTCCATTCAGAAAATCATACTCCATTCAGAAAATCATGCATAAAAAAGAATGATTTCCTTTGTTTAAAACAGTAAGCATCAAAAGTGGGCATTGTTTTGTCAGCTGGTGAAAACTTAGTAGTATTTCAAATAACAGTGCCCAGTCAAGAatggaaaaataacaaaatatttaacattttccatggaaaaaaaaacttacggATCAAGTAGACTCAAACTGCGCCCACTCCATCCCTTTGTGGGGCTAGATGCCACCAAAGCGATGAGTATAGCTACAACTGCAAAACAAACAGCCCTGGAGGAAGGATCTTGATATTAGCATATGCTGGTTAAGATACTGtttcaaagttttttaaaaaaaggaaaagaaatgtTTAAATTCTGATGGATAGGTGGTGATTATGGTCCCAAGGAATTAACAAGAAATGCAATGTCTAGTTTCTCATGCACCTGACAATAGATAAAGCCAGAGACTTACAAGCCAACTGTTATGACAAGGGTCATAGCTACTTTGAACAGTCTGGGAGTCAGAAGTCCTTTTACATAATACACAAGAGCAACCACATGTAGGATTATGAACACCTGCAATCAAAGTATACTACTATCATCAATGAAAATGGCTTATAGCAATTTTCTTCAATGAagttaggagagagaaagttCACtggttatttattttaatagggTACAATGAGTAAATGATTTGAATGAACAAAATTCCACAAGGAATAGGAGTGCAATAAGCCAATGAATGTATATACCAGAAATGATGCAAAGTGTTCAGATGTCATCACTGCATTAAAACCAACAACAGGTACTAAGGCTGCCAGAAGAGTTCCCAGTATAACCTGCAAAATGATGAATTAACTGATCAGGTCAGTTTCCAGACAAACAGTATCATCGAAATgtttctcattttattttgtttgttcaaATTGAAGAAACAAAAGGATGATCTTATGCACTTACGAGGGGAGCATAAGCAATGTAAAGCCGTGAAGAATAACGACCAGTTACAATGCACAACAGTACATGAATTGGAATAAGGTTAATGATGAATGTGTAGCCTCCCCAAGAACAGACCTGGACAAGGTTATTGTTTGATTAGAAAGGACATTTGGAAACATGGGTTCATCAAAATATCTGATATtaccatgtaaaaatatgagaGAGCATTGAGTGTTGCATAAAAGAGTGATCCTGTGTTCAATGTCTGCATATCATTTAAGAAGAACAGGTCAGTTCATAATGATATGTTAAAGAGGAAACAAAAAACAACCAATGCACCATTACCttgacatataaataaaatgtgaaTATCAATGCAAATATTGCTACAGCTTCATTATCATAGCTTCCTGCGACGGATCTTGAGATGTATGAGGGGAcctataataaattaaaataaatggaaCTTCTATAAAAATGCAAATGGACATTGGGGCAAAAATAACAGAAGATTATGtaacataattaaatattcCAAACCCAAATGACTGGTGAATTCAACCAATCTCTCCTAGATAGTGGCAATAGATGTCAAACCGTACCAGAATTTTTCTAGTGCCAATACAACACAGTTTCAACTTTTTAGCAGCATCCAGCAAGTTTAGACATATTAAACTAGCATTAATAAATCAACAGTAATAGAcaacgaatttttttttctccttatcCTTTGTTAAAGCTGAAACCACCTAACAATCTCTAAACTGGTCCCAAAAAACTCTGAAATTTCATTATTACTATGCCAGTGGAATGTGAAAAACAATACAGATCCAGTTAAGTCAAATACTTAGTAAtctttaatgataaataatgCCTAGAAGGAAATCCAAAAGTGCAGTTTACCATTGCCAAAATGGCTGCTGCCATCAATCCAGCCCCAGTGCCCTTAGCTTCCTGTTGAAGGTAAAAGGTAATTAGCACAAATTTTTGTACGAGTCAATTAGTGTGAGAACTCATGTttctgagagagagagagagagagagaaacaccTTTGTTAATAGGTAAGTAGCCCAGGAAGCATTTGCCGAGAAAATTGGAGCAGTGAACACACACACAGTCTCTACTGACAGTGGAATGTTCAGAGAATTTAGCAACCTGTAAAACCAATCAAATATGTCAGACACACCTGCAGTACTTATGAAGAGCATACGAGTGATTTCTTTTGATTACATACCACCAAATGGTTCCAGCTGTCAATGTCAAGCCAGGGTACACAGTACCACCAATCACACGGCCAAGGGGGTACCTAAAACAGAAGCAACAGCAACAGAAATCAACCAAGTATGCATATTACTCATTCTATTTTGCATCATAATTACACTATACTAATTGATTCATCTGACTTGAGGCTCTTACCATGTCCTGTCATCAAACCAGTTCCAGAACTCGTAAATCCCATTCTTCGACAAAAACTGTAATAGGTAAGGTGCAAATTTTAGATCAGAGGCAATCCACAACTGATTCCAGCAAGTATGTCTTTCTCCAATGTAACCATCTGGGCAGTACTACAACTAATCGTCcaacaataaacaaaaatcTACTGCAAAACCCAAAACCCACTAACACCAGCACTCAGATTTTCCACATAACACTGCAGTTCCCTATGTGCGAGCAGAATTCCTCCTacttcacaaaaaaaaaatcacacagAATAGACGGAACCTCGCAATCTAACCTGAGTGACGCGGAAGTTGAAGTAGGGGTCGAACTCGTGGATCACGCTCTCGTACTTGATCACCTGCGGCACAAaacgatataaaaaaaacgaatggCCGTTCAGGAATGCACAATTCCGGAAACGCGCGAGACGAGCAGCGAATCGAGATCTGGCTGCGCGTGGCGTGGGGGCCGGGCGGGGCCGGGGCGGATCAGATCTTACGGAGAAGAGGCGGATCGAGAAGGCGAGGACGCcgatgaggaggagggtgAAGGCGCACAGCACGCCCCCGAAGGCGTTGCGGAGgcggctgccgccggcggcggccgtggaggACTCGGGCTCCGCCATTGCGGCCGAGTCGTGGTCGTGGGCTCGAGGCTGTGCGTGCGGTGtgtggggagggagggagtggGGCGGAGACGAAGGGAAGACCTCGCGATCGTTGTTGCAGCGCTAGGACTTTCGCGGGAAGGACCCTGGAGATTACCGTATTGTTAGAACAGTCCTATGGAATCCCTTCTTTAGTCGATGCTTCTTTCGTAAAATCATATCACCTCAATCATTTTTAACATTTGGATGATCTatcaagagtgtaaattaCATATCTTCTCACCATACAACCCAAtcatttataacttataagtaaTTGATAAAGTcacaaaaacatataaacacataaaaatatatatattatctaagaaaaaaaatttagaactcATATCTACTGTATTATTACACGATTCTTTCACAGATGGTATCTATCTAGTTGGGAAAATAAAcctgtccttttttttttgtcgtgATCAAATCTTTATctctactattataaaaattagtaTTGATTCTGTCAGGTTTTTGTTTGTCCACAGTCCATGTCGACTCCAGGCCGATGGTCTTTCGTCAGTCCATGGGCCACGTTGCCTCTGGGCCGATAGCCCCATTGCTCCAGGCCGTAGTCGCGCCCGCCAAGCCAACGCCCGTCCGCGCGCTCGCGTAGGCCGACTTCGGCCGCGTTCGGCCCCGTGTTAGTTGAAtatctctcgtttttcgcgcccAGATTTTTCGAActcgtattttttataaaaatttttgtataaaaaattgtattaatatattttatatttttaataattaataattaattaatcatgtactaatttattactatgtttttcgtgtcgGGGTAAGTTAACCTAACTGCGCTCAAACGAGTGCCGCCGAAATCATCTATATAATTCCAGGTCGAGTTGCCTGTGTGATTACCTACAAAGGATTTTTCCGGTCATCCGTTCTGTTTCACTGACATAATGAAACCAACAAGTGTTCTTGACTTCTTGAGGGAAAAAGTCTATTTGAGATCTCTCAACTTAACGTCGAGTTTGTTTCAGGTCCCTTAACCGTAAAACCAGAAATGTGTACCCTAAACTTGCATAAACTGTTTAAAAAAGATCACTCGACAGTATTGACTCAATTTTTGAGCGATTTTATTGAGGTGGCATACGATGAGTCCCACATGtcaattttttctctttccttcttttttttcacttctctTCCATGctctcgtctctctctcttcctcctcctcttctcacCCTGGTTGGGGCGGGAGTGGTGGCACACTGGAGGCAGGGGTCAGCAGGGCTGAACCTATGTATATGTTTTCGGGGTCCTCGGACCCTGGGTAAACTATCATattcttactaaattatatcaggttaattaatataaaatataaaaattaaataattagtacatattggACCCCAGTAATTTTTATTCTAGGTCCGCCACTGGTGGTCGGGCGGGCTGGCGGCGAagccggacggcggcgacaacggccAAGGTGGTGGCGGCTCGTGGCGGAGCCGGGCAAGCAGGGGCGATCGAGCAGCGGCCGGTAGGCGACGGCGGTGTGCAGTGGCCCGTCCAGGCGGCTCGCGTCGGGGGCGTCTCTGCGTCGTACGAGCGGCTTTGAGCTGTTGTCCTTTCTGTGGTTCGCGGCCCCCCTCCCGGAGGCAATCATTTGCGCTAGCtgcatcgacgacgacggtgagaGCCGGCCGGTCAACGATGTGCATGCAGCCACCAAAGCTGGACGTGATCGATCGCTTTTGCATGCACATCTGGAGGCTGGGGCGCGGGTGGTGGCGGACGAATAGTTTTGGTTGACACACCAGTGGCGCACATATGCacaaaaaaatacaactaCGCAGATAGTTTTGGTTGGCACACTAGCCATCCTGCGGCTGTTGCCTagttttcatttatatatggagATAAGATTACACCCAGCCAATCACTCGGTCGAAAGTAAAGCTAATTACCATACAAGTAAACTAATCACAATATCACGTACTTAACTGATAACCACGGCAAACGAGTCTTACGTCACATCTCGTCAGCATGAACAACACGTACATGCCATGCGAGATTCCACTACCTGGGACCTATTCTTTTGGCATGAAATCACATCGTTGCCTTTGATCATGATTGAAGAATTTCTTGCACTTTGCCATGTACTGACTTGGCCTCACCACCGTGACTGAAGCTACATGCAAGCtaatagaaaacaaaatgttgAGCACGAGACTTAATCCAACACACGTCATATCAGAGATGGTTTGCCATGGCCACGATGAGCGAAGACTTGCCCAATCCGGGTCGAGCGCGATCGTGTTGAATGCGGACGGGTGGCAGAACGACACCGACGACTAGGTCACGATGCCACGCGGGGACGCCATGTTCGCGTGCAGCCTCCGCGCCCGCGACGAGGCATCGACGCGTCGTTGCCTCACCCACATCAGAGACTGCGACGGAACACATCACAGACTCCCCCGACGCCGCCTGGATGGGCTGCTGCACACCGTCGTCGCCCACCGGCCGTTGCTCGATCTACCCCGCTCGCCCGGCTTCGCcacaagccgccgccaccttggccgtcgtcgccgccgtccggctTCGCCGCTAGCCTGCCCGACCACTGCCTCCAGTGTGCTGCCACTCCCGCTCCACCCAGGGTgagaagggaggaggaagggagagagacgAGAGCACGTGAGagaagtgaaaaagaaaagaagaaaagcgCATGTGGGACCCATTGTAGGCCAAGTCAGCAAAATCAGTCAAAAATTGAGTTTTTTAACGGTTTATGCAAGTTTAGGGGTACACATTTCGATTTTGCGGTTAAGGGACCTGAAACAAACTCGATGTTAAGTTGAGGGAATCTCAAGTggactttttcctttcttgaGTATCCCCAGTGTGTCTCTGTTGGCCGTATGGGCTCCAAGTTTGGCTTTTTGAGCAAAAGTTGGGCTGACATCCGAGAGTTATTGAACAAGCAAAAATAGTTTTCCACCGAAGAAACATGCAGggaattttcattttatcccTGTAATAAAGCAAAATTGTACACACATATTTCAAATTTGGGCTAATATTTTTGCCTTTAGTCATAAACATGTTGAGTGGACGAAAAATATTTACCAAATATACTTGGCCTGGGCACTTGGGCTATGTTTGTTGTGTGCacatggacttttttttttagattttcccATGGAAATGAAAAACTTTGCTATCATGACACAATCGATCGGATTGAGATACTCTAACGCTACTTTATCTAACATGGTCACCAACATATGGGCTCGTGAGTTAATGTGGTCCATATGTCAATAACTACGTCATGTCATTGTGAGAAGCAGGGACGATCTTACGTTGTCCTACCCAGGGTCACAGGACTCTAggtagatttaaaatttttagttattttagtctatattaatcatattattagttaaaaataaaaatattatatgtgttatgATATGTATAGGATCccgataattttttttctaggttCGCCACTGGTGAGAAGTACATCAGAGAAATTGTTCCAGTCAACCATGATGAGCCAGAGCGACAACAACCATGCCACGTCTTTACGTCTTGTAGTTCGTTGTAGCTCTATTTTGCCataacaattttaaatttggtttgatttttcttcctGAACTTGACTGACAAACCGAATAATTTGGGTTATCCATCCTGCTCAAAAAGTATGTGTTTTATAAAATCCGAATCGactttcattgttttttttaaaccttGGTCATGGCTATACAAGATCCTGACTACCGCCTCTTCCTCGAGTTGACACCAACATAGTTTACCACACAAAGTCAGAAATCATTTATGTAGTTTAGAGTGAAAAACGATCAAATTATTGGGcgttatatatgtaaattgtCAAAAATCAATACCTGACAACAATATCATTTCAAATAAACCCGctaacaatatttttcatatttttaaaattatgggtgaaaaatattcaattttgtaGTTCACGCCTTCAGGATTACGGTGAATATCGATCGGGCTTCAGGCATTgattaaaagtaaaataaaatttagcgcatatatgtatatatacacactactTAAAAGCGAAGTTGTTTACCTCGTTGCCTTCCCACGTCACACGAAACCATTGCTTCCATGTTAACAAAAAAGtggtttcttaaaaaattcatttccTTTCTCTATGGGCATGTGCACTTGTGCGGTCCATCATCaattagagcaaggctaataatataactaacaagctggctataagatttcTTACAGTTTTCTCTTAATccacccatatactagttagctctttatcattaatgcaggacccacatgtcattctaataaagtttcttggttcctgtGTTCAAGCTGGCTACAAGTTAACAGtctgcttacactctctcttgcacataagcatatagccagcttatagcccgctattatacttgctcttaaggCGTGTTTGGTTTATGGACGAGGTTGAATGAGATATAACAATCCATGTTTTGTTGGATATGATAATCAAgttgattgtttggttgggtggATAAGATGAGCCAAATTTTTGTTTAACCAGATGTAAAAGGTAGatggaataaaaataataaattattgatccaaagcaaaatatatttatgatcaATAATCCTACCATAGTTGATactaattaacaataaaatttactaACAATCCACAATCAACActaatcttaaaaatattatttactaattaacaacaaaatatactaattatttaCTAATGATTCTCGTTGCGAGAGTGGATGGTCTCATCCAGCCAAATTGGGTGGATTCATTCATCCAACAtatttaacaaatatttattgggTGGTTACCACGTCCCTTAtccacaaaccaaacaatatcAATATCAATAGTAATCTGGCGGTCATATCCCATCTTTTTTGAACCACACAAACCATTAATTGAGACGGTCGTAACACACTATACGCTAGCATATTTGCACCGATGaagaatcaatcaatcaaagtGAGATTTGTATAAACTACCTATACAATATATACCAAACTTTTTCACGAGCTCAATTACTGGATCCGGATTCAGTGACATTGTCTCGTGATATTCTCGGTGATATTCTGTCACTGACATATGGATCCCACATATGTCTGGACCCACACGGGACCCGCATGTCAGTGATAGAATGTCACTGGAAATATCACGGTGCAATATCACTGAATCTCCCTCCTCAATTACTTTGGTCGGCAAGTAATCTTAAGCATTTTCGGtcttatctttttgcttatatttatacttactAGTAAAATACCCATGCGTTGCAATGGGCTTAAACAAAATTGGAAAGTTATAAAGATGCTCGATTGACCTATGCTTGTTTAAAGATTATAACTAACATGTAATTCCtcttttttgattttgtatttaaacttgaattttttaacatgGAAAACGGACAGTTTCAAATATAGAGAGAAAACTGGACGGAAATAacactattattttattttatgaagaATTCAACTATTTAGTTCCAAATTCTAAAGTAGATAAAATACAACATAAAAAGCAGAAACACAAGAGAAGACGACGATTTACCTGTCACGAACCGAAGTTAAGAAAGACAAGACCGGCATCACAGTTTCCTCAAGATATTGTAGCTAAGTTGTAATACATGTGTGTTTAAATATGGTTTTTTCGATAACAATTAATAGGAGgtgtaaaaaaactcaacttTTATACCATTCCTCAAATCAATGATCGAAGACCGTGCACGCGTTGGGTTCATCGAGTAGCGCAAAATAGACTTTAAGTTTGTATTAATCACAGTCTGGATGAATTGATAGTGATCGAATAAATTTGGATagttggatatatatattaatatcatctatttaagcaaaaaaaaaatcgacgATCGGAGACCGTGGACGCGTAAGGTTCGTCGAGTAGTACAAAATAGAGTTTAAGTTTATATTAATCAAAGTTGGGATGAATTGATAGtgatcaaataaatttggaaCGTCGAATTTTTATTACTGTCATCTATTTAAGCAACAAAAAAGAGATCTACCAGCCTCCTCAGCCCGTGGGCCACGCACGCAGTGGCATCGTCTTGTTTCCGTCCACGACGCCGAGAGAAAACGACCTGATCGGCCCACGCGCGTCTGGTTGGTTCAAGTAGACGACGTACCAATATCGTAGGCAAACAAGGCCAGGAGAAAGCGCTCGGCCCACGTGCGGCAGC
Encoded proteins:
- the LOC102709366 gene encoding dolichyl-diphosphooligosaccharide--protein glycosyltransferase subunit STT3A codes for the protein MAEPESSTAAAGGSRLRNAFGGVLCAFTLLLIGVLAFSIRLFSVIKYESVIHEFDPYFNFRVTQFLSKNGIYEFWNWFDDRTWYPLGRVIGGTVYPGLTLTAGTIWWLLNSLNIPLSVETVCVFTAPIFSANASWATYLLTKEAKGTGAGLMAAAILAMVPSYISRSVAGSYDNEAVAIFALIFTFYLYVKTLNTGSLFYATLNALSYFYMVCSWGGYTFIINLIPIHVLLCIVTGRYSSRLYIAYAPLVILGTLLAALVPVVGFNAVMTSEHFASFLVFIILHVVALVYYVKGLLTPRLFKVAMTLVITVGLAVCFAVVAILIALVASSPTKGWSGRSLSLLDPTYASKYIPIIASVSEHQPPTWPSYFMDINVLAFLIPAGIISCFLPLSDASSFVVLYLVTAVYFSGVMVRLMLVLAPAACILSGIALSEAFDVLTRSVKYQLSKLFDDSPAASGDSSTESSSASTASTNSAKNETRSEKTETALKEKPSKKNRKKEKEVAESVPVKPKKEKKLLVLPMEASVLGILLLIVLGGFYVVHCVWAAAEAYSAPSIVLTSRSRDGLHVFDDFREAYAWLSHNTDVDDKVASWWDYGYQTTAMANRTVIVDNNTWNNTHIATVGTAMSSPEKAAWEIFNSLDVKYVLVVFGGLVGYPSDDINKFLWMVRIGGGVFPHIKEPDYLRDGNYRVDAQGTPTMLNCLMYKLCYYRFVETDGKGFDRVRGYEIGKKHFKLTHFEEVFTTHHWMVRIYKLKPQKNRVRGKLKKLKSGSKASSTNVAGRKKNPWQ